In Oryza sativa Japonica Group chromosome 1, ASM3414082v1, the genomic stretch ACCTGTCTGTTTTCTATTGCAGCTCACATTCTCTGGTGCAATTATTGAGGTGTGCATGAGAAAGCTTGTGTTTTATCCAGAAATCGTGGGCTTCCTCGAAGAGGATAAAGACGACTTCCCTTATGTGGAAGCTCGTTATGTCTATGGCTCTCCACCAAAGCTCATTATGCTTGATGACAAAGGCGACCAGAAGGAGACTATAAGGTAAATTGGAGAGCTGTCAGAATAAATTTCTTGTTATCTAAGAGGATGATGCAGATTTCTCTCTGAACCTAATTAATTACTGGCTGACTGGCCTCTTCACTACTGTTGCATAGTTTGCACTATCATTTTATTACTGATGCAATAGGCAACGGTTTATTATTTTGATTTTGCATGCATACTGCTTGGTTGGGATCCGAAAGTAGTTATATGGACATAAATCAGGCTAGTGCACTGGTAGGAGTGCTATGTTGAGGTTGCAGTAGCACATTGAGCACTAGTTCAGTACTAAAAAGTGGCTTGGATCTTCCAGCACACACACGATGTATTAATTGGTTTCACTCTTATAATTcgatttttctttcctttctgcTGAATATGATCAGTTTATGTCAAAAGGGAACCAATGTTTCCATTCATTCAACTAAAAACCAATTGAACTTGCAGGATCGACAACTGGAAGAGGGAGCACATTCGGCAGTTTCTCAAAGAGAAGGTGAAGCCAGTGAAGTCAGACAGCTGAGCAACTGTCCTGAGCCAATGCAGAAGGCATTCCCAATGGTATTTGGTTATCTGCTAGCAAAAAAACTCGCTGTCCATGCTGATCTGTTCCtaattctgaaatctgaatagCATATGTAGAACACCTACTGTTTCCACAAGAGAGGCTGTTGTATGGCGTGCATTGGTATTCAGTAGTCACCCAAACATAATCAGTGTAATTCAGGATTCTTACATATGCCTCCATGaggctatattttttttacctcaatAATGACTGGAGTCATATGCATTATCAATTTACCATGCTCAATATTTCGATATCGACCACTTCTCTTCAGAAAGAATTAACAGCTGGAAAGACACTGAAATTTTTTAAATCCACTTGTTCTTTTCTCTAAAATTCAATTTCGAAAACATAAATGTTTTGCCGAAGGGGGTGGGTCGCTCTCCTATGTACAGTTGAGCTTCACGAGGGCCCATGGTCTAAATCGGCAACTACATCTTGTTGGGGGAGAAATTAAGCCAAATCTTTCGCAGAGGCTCCAAGCAAAGGGAGTTTGAGTTACTTCTTCACAAGCTTTTCCTCTCGTCTCTCTGTGATGGTGTTGAGTTGTTTTGAGTAAATGCTTCCAGCCAGGTTCAGGTGGCCCCTAAACCTGCAGAGAAAACCATCCTGATAAGTTAAGTCATTTTCATTCTGGATAAATAAATTTCACTTGTGCACATGCAAACAGCAGAAAGATGACTGAAGAACAGTAGTGTGCTGTTTGTACTTGCTGTTTTGGCATGTTTTGGACACCCTCTCtcaaattaatgcaaatatgcaatgatACGCAACTCTGTTGCGTATTCGAGAGAATAGCAGTGACAATGTTGTGGAGAAAACCCAAGTGGCTAGACTGAGCAGTATTACAGATTTTAGCAGTGTCCAAATGGCCTTTACCAAGTCAAGGTGGCTAGCTAATCTGGTTGCTCAATATGTGGCCAAATTTGACTTGAAAAGTGAACTAGATAGGCGAAGGAAAACACTGCCATACGAAAGCTTTGGCATAGAAGGCGAAGAATGGTAGCCAAATCTGCTGGTAAGGCAAAGTTTGGCTCTCATGGGTACCAAACCAAACAGCTAAATGCAGCATTATGCCAAATGtcaatatatagaaatatataacAGCTTAACTATATTGTCCATTATATACAATGTTACTGTTCTAGATCACTTGTTCTTGCCACtgtctactactccctccatttcacaatgtaagactttctagcattcttcacatatatatagatgttaatgaatctaaacaaatacatatgcctagattcattaacatctaaatgaatatgggcaatgttagaaagtcttacattgtgaaacgggggAAGTAGATTATTTCTTATACAGATATAAATTGTTGCATACCATTCAAAGTAATGTGGTACAAAATTTCAGACTAGGAAATCTTCTCACCCCCACTATTCATAAGAAATATAAGCACAGAATCAAAATGAtgatatattaaaattgtcatCTGAATTTGAGTTGCTCACTATATCTTAGCCAAGGTGACAAGCTTGCTTGTATCTGCATTGGTAGGAAAGGAAGTATACCTGTCTTCGCCTCCGGTGTTGAAAAGCATAACAAGAACGGGCTATAACATAACATGGAAGAAAGAATCCTGCGAACTGAAGAGTTGCctgaaaaggaaggaaagaTTTAGTGCGAGATGAAAGAAAATACATATTTCAGTTCTTCACATCCTAAACAGActgaacaaaacaaacaaagagATAAAAAGACAATGCTGGAAAAACAGTTAGGTCAAATTGAGCTTCATTAACTCAagtttagagagagagagagagagagagagagagagagattcctgaacaaatttgaaaaataatgtgaaCCAGGGTTTTGCTCTGTATTTCTAAATTCTGAACGGAGAAAATCCATTTCAAGTTTTTGGTGTGCCTTTGGCAACCAATGATGAACATGGCTTTTTCagcaattaattattttgagCATTGGGACACCCCAAAGGCCCAAACAGAGAGTGGATCATCCCATTTCATAAGAGCAAGTAAAGCATAAATGAGAAGTAAGATCTGTTGAACTTACGCTAAACAACACTGTTGCATCCTGCAGCATGCTAACATCTCTCACAAACACAACTACATGGCGCACAAGCAAAAGTAACATCAACTGCAttcaaaagttaaaaaaaacattgttagtGTACTGTACATCCCCTCCAGCACTATAACAATATAAGAATCGGTTTAATATAGAAAAGATTCTCAAACGTACAATTAAAACAACAGTTCGGCAGCATGTGGCACCACTTGAATTTGAGGACACACAATCATCAAATTCAGcttgcagcagctgctgctctgcaatggcaatggcaagAAAATGCGAATCATGGGGATCAATTCGTCCAACCCAGCTTTGCCTGGTTATAAACAGAGAGTCATTGTTACAGGATATCCAGAAACTGGAGAATCAACAACCGTATTGCTATGGAAAAGTTGGGAGAAAACACCACATAATATAGCTGATTTTTCACAATTTTGTCAAAGCATAAAGAATCGTATGAGTAGTACCTAAGATCCATGTCCATTTCAGCTGAACAACACTTGGTTGGAGGGAGGACATAATTTGGAGAGTAAACCTGTAAAGCATtaaagaaataaattaaatctGAAGGCTCCATTGACAATATTCATTCTCTTTTTCCTCCACATTGTTCATTCTGCAATGCATTTGGCCTGAAAATGTATTTGCTCATTCACAAACTACATATATTTACATCAAGCACCTCAGGAACATTTCAcgcaaaaatgaaaaagaaaaggagcatGTTCATCTTGAAATGGAAATGTAATTACTGTGTGATAGTCTTGCAGGTTGTAACAGAATAAAACAAACGCCCACCTGGTTGCAGATTTCACATGTGATGTTCCCCTTCTTGTCACACCATCTTTGTATGCATTTCCTGTGGGCGAACTGCATCCAACCAACAGCAGTTGACCAACATACCATTAGCATTCTCCTCAGCAGGTGTAAAACAGCGTGAGAAAACATTGATTTGACGACTGAATCAGGAAGGGATAATTGGATAAACATGGACTGTTCATTTACAACaggggaaaaaaatcatatgactGTTCATCTCTGCGAAAGAACAGCGTGAACAATACATCACCAAAAACATATTTTAGAGAACCCAATCGACCCTGAGGGCGCTCGTTTGatagtttcagactttcagccAATTAACAAGAGGGAGACCAAAGGAACGGAACAAATTCAACTCGTTGATTCTTCAACTGACTTCAGAATTGAAAAAAGGTCATTTGaagtcactttttttttcttctgaaacTGAATATTTGAAGTTACTCAATAGAACTTTCGTTGTTCACTCTAACTTCCAAGCTAGAGCCTAAATAGAGATGAATTGTTGGCCACACGATGAACACGGACAGTGGCAAGAGTCCTCTCACACAAATTCCATCAAGAaccaaagaaggaaaaaaaaagatgtgctCATGTACCTAACAGATAACGCtaaaaagaaaggggaaaagagaagagcaaaAAGCAGAAATTGCAGCAACATGAttgcaaaaggaaacaacatgAGAAACGGGTAGAACATAGAAAGAAAATCTTGGCATTTGCTCATCTCTCTGAAGAACACAACAACAACCAAAAATAACATCGGATTTCCACTCCGATTTCACCAAACACTCACCTGTGTTCCTCAGTCCTCGCAGTTTTTCAAGAACACCCAGGAGAAGAAACAAGAAGCGTGAggtagagagatagagagagagggggaggtcACCTTGAGCGTGCCAGTGCAGGCGCAGGGGGAATCCATGGCGccctcatccccttcctcctggCATATCCGGCACTCTATCATTCCCTTCCcgtccatccccatccccaccccgacctccacctccacctgaccttctccaccaccaccaccaccaccggagcAGCCATCGCCGGCAACCTTCTCGGTGcgcgccatctctctctctctctctctctctccctcggagcAGGTCTCAAGAACGAGCCAAAAGGCGGGGCCTTTTTTAGCTTCCAGGACACCTACTCCAAGAACAAGACTagtggagggagaggagaagaatgCACAGCTGCACCCTCCTCCCCTCTTGTTTTTTATTCTGCTTTTTGATGGAATTTTTtgtatcttctccttccttgTCTAAAGAAAGAATTTTTGGAGTGTCATCTCCTGTAGCTGCacttgtgtgtgtgtttttatttttttttcttgttgagAGGCATGCAAGCTGCAGTTTTTACTCATGCTTGCTTGTAGCTTGCTTATTTATGGGCCTCCAATGATGAGTGAGTGATTGGGTTTGTGGGGTTTAGTGGACAATGGGTAACTTCCACTTCAGCTAGTGGGACTGTGGATGATGACATTGAAACAACATGCCACTTTCTAATTACTTTCTCTCCTATAATATTATcatcgtctcaaaatataagcatttctatgTGATCTTTTAAATGTATATGATAAAAAGATGTGTAGATATGTTTTGCTTTTGTAACACATAGAAATCATGGTTTTATAATTGTATATGGAAGGAGGGATGTCTAGGtacatttttaaaaaacacatataaatacttatattttataatGGATGTAAGTATATTTTTTGCATCATAGTTTTAagctttttatttaaaaaatcgtTCTTCTCCTACTGTCTATCAATGCTATACTTTTACCAGGTGACTGAATATTTGTGTGGATTATGAAATTTTAGGTGGGTTTAATTAAAGTGCATTAGTTCTGTTTTTGCTGATGTAAGGTTGTACTGTTTGTTCCACCTTTTCTGTTCTGCTGCTTACTTTCTGTGCTGTTTTTATGGTTGGATCGTTGTGGTTAGGTGGTAGGCTGGGTGGGGTTCAATGTTGCTTTGTGAATAATACTCCCAAAATCTGTTAAATTAATTACACAAAGCAAAAGGTTTGTTATAATAAACACAAGGATTAGCTGAAAGGGTTGGATTAATTTGTAATTATATGCCCAGTTCAAATGCTTGTGAAACACGGTAGCAAGATCCCTAAAACAATAAATTGTGTACTTGTTGTTAACCATCAATATTGTGCTAACTGCTTATGGCATTTTTGAGTTGAGCCTATAGTACAAACAACGAATAAAGTGCACCTGTTGTTTACTGCCTTTTTGTTGTCCAAAATGTAGTCCAATCGTACTAAATGTGGCATTAATCACCCTTGGAGGCATAATTAACTATTTTAGATAAGTAAATAATTGCCTCTAGAAAACCTACAATAGCTAAAAATTGTCATGTTTTATTTATTAGAGTGGTTAAACTACCGAAAGCGTTCGATTTCAACGAGAGATTTCAGTACCTTTTGGAGTGCGACTGGTCACCCTCTGCAACTAAACATTATTATCATTTAATTTAAGCCAGCTTGCATGTCACATTTTGTGCAGATATTTCGGCTCACAATGATGTAGCCACTTGTGTATTCAATCGTATGAGACCCATGATGATAGATAATAGATGGCACCTAATCCGACTTTCGGCTAATTTGTCTGTTAAGTTAtctaattacttttttttatttctgcaAGTTCTGAATTATCCAATCATTCATCTGGAGTCTTCTCTATGCTAGCAAGAAACATGATAAAGTAAACAGTTGGGAGCATATATTAGGAGAGTGAGAATCTAGTTTGTCAGAATCACTTCAGAATAAGAAGAAAATTATGCAACCAAATTGTTCCAAGAGTACCTTATTGATTGCTAACACCTGGTTGGTATAACTCTGAGTCTCTGAACATTGCTTAAACTAAAATGGAAAGGGGTATACATGCTTGGTTTATCTTATGAAGGATTAGGTGAACACATAAATAAAAATCTTTGACTCTGTTGTTGATTCAGTATTGAAGAACTTCTCAAAGAAGTTAGTACTGATGGTGTCACTAAAATAGTGAATAAAGTGGTGGTCAATATCATCCCCAAATCCTTAGTTTAATCGAGTCTCTGAGTGAAATCGTTCGTTTCAGGTGTAATGATATGCTACTATCATGCCCAAACTAATTtgctttctactccctccgtccccgaATCcagaatataaaaaattttagagttggacacggttattaaaaaaGTAGTTAGAAGTGAATGTtcgagggttgtgattggattagtagtggaggtaggtgggaaaagtgaatgatagaaggttgtgattggttgggaagagaatgttgatggagaagtagttatattttaggacaaatcctAAGagttaaaagttgttatattttgggacggagggagtacatgattTGAAGTTCACATTTCAGCACCGCAATGATAGCTTCGGGAAGCTGGAACACACTTTCATGTCAGGAGATTCTGGGGACGCACCATTGATGTGCGATGAAGTCGTGGATGTACGATTCCATCCACCAGTTCAAATTCTAGCGTCCATAAATATGATTATGTGTGTCCCTAGTTAATATAGAGACTGAAGATGCTTTtatattatgtaaaaaaaaggagataaaaTCTTCTActttctccgtcccataatacttGCCTTTTTAGCATTTAAAAGTTGTCCGAAAATAGTTGTCACTTTAGGGCACTACTTGTCACGTCAAccactttcaattcaaatttctccCCATTCTACTCTTAACCACCATCTTACATCCAACTATACATTATTTATTAAGAGGTATTATGGTCTTTTTCTCCTAACCTTAATACATGCTAAACAACCTAGAACGACAagttttatgggacggagaaagTAGTCTAGAGAATGGGATcaaaaattgtaaaattttaaGGCTCTGTTTTTCTGATACATAGTGTTTTCTGAATGGAATATTTGTAGGTGGTAGGTCACACTGGTGGTGGAATTGGGAGTGTGAACCTTGGGAAGTGAGGACCCCATATGAAATGTATGATTGATTGGTAGTTGGAAAGCCAAGGTGTCAATGGATAATACTCCAGACAAAGTGGATAAGATTTCATTATGGTGACATGCATGAGCTGCAGTGTTATGGATGTAGGGTCAGGCTTCCTCTTGCAGCAGCATAGTTTCCCAAATCTTTGCTTCAAGTTCTGAAACTTATGTGGATTATGCCTGTTTTTGTTCAGTGGTCGTCAGCACTCAGCACAAAGTACACAAATCTCATAGATGTGTCACTTGCAACCTGCATATCAACTGCAATGTCTCATCTGAAATTGTTTGCTTGCTCTTCTGAAGAACATTCTCTAGCGAGAATAGCAAGGAGTGATACAAATGTGAAGCACTTCTCTGAACTACTACTATCAAGAAGAGGGCTCAGAAGCCTCGTCAGATTCAGAGTTCTCTGAGGTCTCATCAGATTCAGGCTTCTCAAGCTGCAGAACAACACTGAAACTGAA encodes the following:
- the LOC4324963 gene encoding uncharacterized protein, whose amino-acid sequence is MGRSVYVAAAVALVLTSCSVLCLGAERFGARECEELGFTGLALCSDCNALAEFVKDQELVEDCRKCCTEDSDDSISKLTFSGAIIEVCMRKLVFYPEIVGFLEEDKDDFPYVEARYVYGSPPKLIMLDDKGDQKETIRIDNWKREHIRQFLKEKVKPVKSDS
- the LOC4324964 gene encoding uncharacterized protein isoform X1, which encodes MARTEKVAGDGCSGGGGGGGEGQVEVEVGVGMGMDGKGMIECRICQEEGDEGAMDSPCACTGTLKFAHRKCIQRWCDKKGNITCEICNQVYSPNYVLPPTKCCSAEMDMDLRQSWVGRIDPHDSHFLAIAIAEQQLLQAEFDDCVSSNSSGATCCRTVVLILMLLLLVRHVVVFVRDVSMLQDATVLFSATLQFAGFFLPCYVIARSCYAFQHRRRRQVYFLSYQCRYKQACHLG
- the LOC4324964 gene encoding uncharacterized protein isoform X2; translated protein: MARTEKVAGDGCSGGGGGGGEGQVEVEVGVGMGMDGKGMIECRICQEEGDEGAMDSPCACTGTLKFAHRKCIQRWCDKKGNITCEICNQVYSPNYVLPPTKCCSAEMDMDLRQSWVGRIDPHDSHFLAIAIAEQQLLQAEFDDCVSSNSSGATCCRTVVLILMLLLLVRHVVVFVRDVSMLQDATVLFSATLQFAGFFLPCYVIARSCYAFQHRRRRQV